The following is a genomic window from Hyphomicrobiales bacterium.
ACCGTCATCCAGTGCGCATAGAGCTTGGCCACCGCATAGGGGCTGCGCGGGTAGAAGGGCGTGATTTCGCGCTGCGGCGTCTCCTGGACCTTGCCGAACATCTCGGAGGTCGAGGCCTGATAGAAGCGCGCGGTCGGCACGACCGAGCGGATGGCCTCAAGCAGCCGGGCGACGCCAATGCCATCGATTTCGCTCGTATAGAGCGGCTGCTCGAAGGACAGGCCGACGAAGCTCTGGGCTGCGAGATTGTAGATCTCGTCCGGCTTCACGCGCTCTAGCGCGCGGGCAATGTTGCTGTATTCGAAGAGGTCGATATCGCATAGCTCGACGGAATCAGCGATGCCGAGCTCAATGAGGCGCAGGGGAGATGCCACCGTGGTCCGGCGCATGGAGCCGACGACGTGATAGCCCTTCTCGAGAAGCAGTTTCGCGAGATAAGCCCCGTCCTGCCCCGTGATCCCCGTTACCAGTGCCCGTTTTGCCATTCGCCTCTATCCTTCTGAGAAAACGCGGGCATTCCATGCGATCATGGTCGCGTCAAGGCAAACGGCCCAACGGACGTTTAGACTGCTTCGAAATGCGGTCTCGAGCGGACTATACCAACATTGCTGGCAACTCAAGTTTGGCCTATAGCCGGACAGCGCTTCTCCGCGCTCACTGACATGGAAATCATGAATTTATACGCCGTCAGCCATGCGATCTGGCGCCGCTTGCCCAAGGGACCCCGCCAGGCTGCCTATGCGCGCCTTGCGGCGCTCATCAGCCCGCGTCCTGACCCGGCCGCGCCGCGGCAGGCCACCGCGCCATGGATCGTGGCCGGGGTTCTGCGCTCCCCCACAGGCCTCGGCCAGGCCGCCCGCCTCGCCCTCGAGGCTCTGAGGGCAAGCGGCGAGCCCGTCTTCGCGGCTGATGTGACCGCCGCGCTGCGACAGCCGCTGGCCCTGCCGCCCGTCGAGAGCCCGCCTCTGCCCGAGGGACCGGGCACCGTCATCCTCTTCGGCGTCCCACCCACCACGGGCCATGCGCTCAGGGCCATCGGCAAACGGGCGCTCGCAGGCAAGCGTGTGATCGGCTGCTGGTTCTGGGAGCTGGAGCGCGCCCCGAATTTCTGGAAGCGGGACGCCAGGTTGCTGCACGAGGTCGTCTCCACCTCGCAGTTCGGCTGCGCGGCCATCGCCACGACCCTTGGCCAGCCGGTGCGCCAGATCGTGCATCCGCTTACCGCCGAGCCCTTGCCGGAGATCACCCGCGCGAGCCATCTCCTGCCCGGCCACCATTTCCGCGTCGGCTTCGCCTGCGACTTCGGCTCGACGACCGCCCGCAAGAACCCGCTCGCCGTGGTGGCCGCCTTCGAGAAAGCCTTCGCGACAAAGCCGGATACGACCCTGTCCCTGAAGGTGCGCGATCCCTCCGCCTCGCCAGCGGTCGAGGCGAAGCTGCGTGAGGTCGCGCAGCGCCTCGGGCCGCGTTTCGAGCTCGTCGCCGGTGACCTGTCGCGGGAGGCGAGCCTCAACTGGCTCGCCAATCTCGACCTCTACCTGTCTCTCCATCGCTCCGAAGGGTTCGGCCTGCCCATCGCGGAAGCGATGCGGCTCGGCGTTCCCGTCGCCGTCACGGACTGGTCGGCTCCAACCGAATTCGTGGACGATAGCTGCGGCTTTCCTATCCCCTACACGCTCATCCCGGTGGAGGATGCCTCGGG
Proteins encoded in this region:
- a CDS encoding Glycosyl transferase family 1 yields the protein MEIMNLYAVSHAIWRRLPKGPRQAAYARLAALISPRPDPAAPRQATAPWIVAGVLRSPTGLGQAARLALEALRASGEPVFAADVTAALRQPLALPPVESPPLPEGPGTVILFGVPPTTGHALRAIGKRALAGKRVIGCWFWELERAPNFWKRDARLLHEVVSTSQFGCAAIATTLGQPVRQIVHPLTAEPLPEITRASHLLPGHHFRVGFACDFGSTTARKNPLAVVAAFEKAFATKPDTTLSLKVRDPSASPAVEAKLREVAQRLGPRFELVAGDLSREASLNWLANLDLYLSLHRSEGFGLPIAEAMRLGVPVAVTDWSAPTEFVDDSCGFPIPYTLIPVEDASGLYALPGARWADADVDAAADILRYARQSPVALATRAVAARERIEELYNTGRFLQQLRGGA